Sequence from the Tursiops truncatus isolate mTurTru1 unplaced genomic scaffold, mTurTru1.mat.Y mat_scaffold_229_arrow_ctg1, whole genome shotgun sequence genome:
aggggaaaagagagaaataaggcAGAATAATAGTTGAAGAAATTATGAATGAAAATTTCCCAAGTTTTGATGAAAGGTAAAagagtagattaaaaaaacaagtcaGTGAATCTCAAATAGGATAAAGACAAAGACAATCACACCTAGGACATGACATTCAAACTTCTAACAATCACATATGAAGGAAAGTGTATTGAAAGCCACCAGAACAAAACACATCCCACCCAGTGGAGGAAGACACAAATGATTGCTGAATTTTCATCAGACACTTATGATCAGGAGAAAATGGAATGACATCTTTTAAGTGTACAATGAAATGTTTCttacttcaaaaaattaaaaaattggcacTTCTATGTCAACctcttaatatatttataaaaacatatgAGACTGTGAAAATCCAAGCACCAGTGGTTAGCATTGCTCTAGATCAGTAGTTGAAGAGATTAAATTAATAGataaaggttaagtgacttatccaGGTTAACACAGAATTATCGTCGGAACATTTGTCTCCTGATTCCCAATTCACTGTTGTTTACAGATGGGCAAACCTGGATCCAAATTAAGATctcatgttaaaataaaataatttcaagagcAAACCCTGACCTGGCAAGTATCCTTTCTTTTCTCAAGATCACCAGCACAAAGCGTGCTTTCCTGGATGACAGGCTCTGTTTGTGGTAGGAGGTAACCCACCGGGTTGTAGATTATTTCTCAATGCTGGTGTTCAGTGATGGGTATTTCTGCTTCTTGGAGGATGGTAGGGTAGTCAGAATATGTAGAGATAAATAGGAGTGAAAGGAAAAGCAGCCTGGAAAGGTGCAGGGACAACATTCAGTCATGATATGTAGACATCTCTGAATGGGAATCCAAAAGCAGAACACAGTCACTTTCCAATCATGTTGGCTAATGGAAGAGGTTTTTTTTGGTACAGTTAATCTAAAACAATGGATAATTCAAAATTCTATTTGTTTGGGGCTTTTCTAATGTGCCATGTGGGGCATTCCTAATGTTCTAAATAAAGAGAAGTGCTGATACATTTTGATTAAGTAAAGACGTGAGTATTCTACAGTATTCTAaaactttttcctttctcatttttctgctcCCAGATCATTTCCTGTCTTTACTTTATCCTGGGAAAGAGTGACACAACACAACactttaaaaacagatttaaagtACTAGACTCTTTCCAACCTTACATCAGGCTTGTTAACCTCTGTTTCAGAGGGGTAATTGTGTGTTCAGATTgttagtattaaaaaataaattaaataaataaattgttagTATCTTTTCTTGCTGCTATAGCTAGACTCTAGGCAGGATATAAgagtaaataaacatataaataagcaaacattttatttgaagaCGTTTAGATAGTGTCTggttttgttgaaaatatttgccGTAGTAATGAAATGCCTAGAATACGAATATTCTAGAATGGGTACAAGAAGGTGATGTATAAAACAACCCCTTTCTCTTCCTATTCTCTTCCTATTCTCACCTTCGTCTTCTGCTTTTCCCCATCCAGTCACCCAGCAAGAGTCTGGAATTGTCCACTGCTTTTTGACACTGGACAAGCAAATAGGCAGGATGGAAGAACTGTAGGTGACTCTAGAGAACAGCCTCAACAAGGCAGTGTCTGCCGTGGTACCGTGGTGTTTGGGATGGATGACAATTCGGAACACATGATACTTAACGCCTGTATTTGAATGGCCTATGTCAGTTGATCCCAACCACACAGTATATAAGAAAGGAATCCAGCGCctaaggggaagagaaagaggagaataaaAGTGGAGCATGCTTTTGTGCTACAGCTGGGTCAGAACAAGCTGCCTGTGTGTAGCACTAAGTCTTTAGGTAAGAAAGGAGGGTAACAGACTTGGAATTAACCAGGCTGCTTCCAACTTGGCATAGGGTTGGTTTGTCTTCTTTTCTCCGTCCCTCACTCCCTGATCACTCTTTCTTTTGTTGTCTGCTGTTTCTGTGGTCTCCTTTTATATGATTATGGCCAGAGTTTTGTCCTGTATGTTTTCCCTGGTTCTCTTATTCACCTCTGCTGTTCTCCGTGGTTTAAGCCATAGCCTATATGCTTAACagtcattgttttattttcacttttgagtTGTGAGCACTAGacctttatttctaaatttaaaaattaaagcaaaatataaCCACCAAAgttcatatatatgtaatttaaatgttCAGTAGTTTGATcagatttacaaaataaataaataacagaagttCTCTGCCCTACTGGCCTCAATTCATGCTATCCAAAGGCAATCACTTTCAACTCTTAGCTCTTTCTTTTAGCATTTTCCCTAGTGTTTTCAAGAAACCCTATATATTgccattaatatttttctttcagttttagaatattgTATTCCTCCTGTAGAAGGTGAGGATTGACCCAACAATTACTGCCAACTATGTACTTCCTTTTCACCATCCTCCTCATCTAATATAACTTTCTGTTAGATGAGTATTTAGTATATATGTTCTTGTGACTGTGAAAACATTATTCACTATGAGGCCGTATTGAGTACCATAATGCGATTTCTTGTAAAACTTTTTGCTTCTCCTGGAATTAATAATGTGGtctcacttgtttgttttttttagttttctatgtaCCTATCACTGACTCATTATTTGTTCCCCAAACTGTCTGCCAGAAGTGTAAATCTCTCAATATGTTGACACCTGTTAGGCTTTTTATCAAtactatcctttttttaaaattaattaattaatttttttggctgcattgggtcttcgttgctgcgcacgggctttctctagttgcagtcaccggggtctactctttgttgcggtgcgcaggcttcttattgcagtggcttctcttgttgcagagctcgggctctaggtgtgtaggcttcagtagttgtggcacacgggctcagtagttgtggcttgcgggctctagagcgcaggctcagtagttgtggcgcataggcttagttgctctacggcatgtgggatcttcttggaccagggctcgaacccgtgtgccctgcattggcaggcggattcttaaccactgcgccaccagggaagtctttttttttttcttttttaagccctCTGCCCTCTAACTCCAACCTTGGTACTTTACGATTTTCTTGAGGGTTTTCTTCTgtgttgtattctgttttttctgGATCCCATGttttcctgtccccaccccaccctttatTTTGGTGAAGCACATTCTCCTATGGCTTCCCGAGAAAATGTGCATGAGggttaatattttttctgctttgtatatttgaaaatgtcttatTTCTATCCCACACTTGATTGATCATTTGTAAATATAAGCAGAATTCTAAGTTGGAATTCTCTCAGCATTTTGAAGttattcctctcttttctttgagCTTTCAGTTTGTTATTGAAAAGTCCTGTcattttgatttctgtatatATGTCATCTCCTGTGgcataacaagttaccacaaagcTTAGAGGCTTAGAACAGCAAACATTTCAcggtttctgtggatcaggatcTGGGTGCCTCTGACCAGGCAGCACTCAGGGTAGACTGCAGTGTCATCTCAAGGCCCGACTCAGGAGGGTCTGTCACGTCTTCATTAGCTGTTGGCTGGAGACATCAGTTTTACATGTGCCTCTCTCTACAGCTTACTCACCACATGGTACCTTACTTCTCTCAGAGATTGTGTTTGTGACCCAAAGCAGCTGAAGACAGAATTCCCTGACTGGTGTTTAGGAAGTGATGTGGTGAAAAGTAAGCAAAGTTTCTAATATAGTcactattttcatcatttttttttctacctgtaTGCCCCGTCCCTAGTCCAAGATGACCTAGGTTTCCTTCTGCCTGTTCATCTCGGCACTTTCCTTAGTCTGTTGGTTCATTCATGGGTTCATTCAGATATTTATCAAGAACCTCTCTGTGTGCTAGGCGCCAGCTAGGACTCACCTGTGTAGGCAGTGTGCTGCTGTCAGTATCCACCTGTCACCGATGAGGGAACCTCTACAGACGTGGGACTCGCCCAAGTGCAGGCTGACCTGCCAAGGCCAGTGCTCACCACGCACAATACGGCTTGAGTGTACAGGTCGTCCACacactagagaaagaggaaagagagaaacatGGGAATCTGGTTGTGCTGTTCTTCTGATCCCCATCTCATCATCTCCAAACTCCCATCCATTCCTGGGACCTGAGTCCTCCCGAGCCTCCATACTCCATCCTCTTCCAGTTCCAAACGCAGCAGTCTTGGACCCAAGGGGAGACCACTCACCTGACTGCAGAGATTTCCTTTGGAAAGAAAAGGATAGGCAAGACCTTACAACAAATACAGCCTATCATTAATATATAACAACACCTCTTATATCCAGATTCACTGAATAGAGAGGCTTTCTACCTACTTAAATTTCTCAGATTGGTGTTaaaggccaattttttttttttttttttgcggtacgcgggcctctcactgttgtggcctctcccgtcgcggaacacaggctccggacgcgcaggcccagcggccatggctcacgggcccagccgctccgcggcatgggggatcctcccggaccggggcacgaacccgcgtcccctgcatcggcaggcggaccctcaaccactgcgccaccagggaagccctaaaggccAAATTTTTATAAGTATCTACCCAGTAGTGGTAATCTTGATAATTACATACTTACCTAACTTTTTTAGCAGCATACATGGAACATGGTTTAACTTCTACTTGATGATTCACGGCTGCCATCAGGAGTATCAAGCATGTGAGGTTGTAAATACATTAATGCCTTCAGATGATTTTGAGATTTATAAGCTATTTACTTTTGTCATGTTTTCTTGAACTGAAGTAGCATTTTGCAGTATttgtatatctttcttttttgctaCCTGTTATCTTTTTGCTGCTCTCAGCCTACCCGGCTTTTAAATCACTGTgggccagaaaaataaatgaacaagctTATTCCTGAAATCATTGACTGGCGTTTGTACTTCcatttccctctgcctgaaatgctctttccCTCAATCCTCTTAGCTAAATCACTcatctccttcaagtctttgctcaaatagcTTCTTCTTAGTGAAACCTTCCttgaccaccctatttaaaatgaCAGTGTCCCTGTACCTTAGACGCCCCTCTCCGGTCACAGTATTTATTGCTTTCTAACCTGCCTTATAATTTACATGTTTGATATGTGCATTGACTATAAGCCCCCCAGGGGTGGGGATCTTTGTGTTTACTTCTATATCCATGAGCCCGGGACTGCTTGGGGCCTGGCACGGAGGGTCCCCTCAGGACTTTCGCAGGCCACACCATTCAGAAGTCACATCCCATGGGTGAAGTGTCCTGTTACTCTATATGGTAACTTCTTGAGCCCAAAACCTCTGCCTCCTCGTCTCCActccacccccagcctcaggggcTCACCCAGCAGAAGGGGCAGCAGAAAGACACAGCCCGCAGGGCCCATGTTTCTGCCCTCAGAGTCAGCACCTCCTGCTTTCTGGACTCAGGCTCCCAGGGCCAGGCCAGCTGGGGAGCAGCCGGAGGCGAGGGGCAGGACCAGCTTTTCCTCCTAGCTGGATCCTCGGCTTCGCCCCCTCCTCTCCTTTGGCCCTCACCCTGGCCAGGTGCTGAAGGGACCAGACTTGAGAAATGCAGCTACAGGACCcagggggaggagctggggctcGAGGTGCCCCCTGCTGTCCAGGGAGAACAGGGTGTCTAAGGCTTCTGCCTCCAGGGCAGGTTGGAGGCTACAGAAAGGAATGGAACCCTGTCTCTAGCAAGGAAATGGAAGATGGGCAGGATTCTTCAGaagctagaaatgaaaaagaggagaTTAACCTAGTACCTGgttaattttttctaaatttttttgtcttcatCTTCATTTACAGTGTTGGCCATAGACTGTACTGCAAGTCAGTTTTTCTGGGAAACAGACTCTAAGACAGAGATTTGTGTGCAAGAAGTTTGTTGGGGAGTGGTCTTAGGATCAACACCTCGAGGGGGGAtggaagcaggattgggcagagggagagctgATGTAATGCATCTGCAGCAGGGGCCTCAGCCATTCCCAAAGGTTGCTCTGGAGCTGGGGTGGCCCTTCAAAGATGCCCTGAACTGAGACTGGAAGGCTGAGCCCTTGGACTTCTGAATGACTGGGTGCAGGTTACCTGCAGGGGAGGGGGCATTACCTTGGGTGAGGTGGCTCTGGCAGCAGTTCTTGGAATTGGACTTGGCTTCGAACTGTCTGCAGCCGACACTCCTGGTTGCTAGGAAAGTGAAAGCTTCAGTCCTGAAGGGGGGTCTGGGCCACGTAGCACAGCCTCTGCTACAGAATTCTTTTCTGcgccttttttgttttctgtgcccGTAGTCTGTAGGGTAGTAGGTCTGTGGAGGCAGAATTCAGGGAAGTGTTAAAGCATGTTATTGCTCTCTTGCAGCTTAAAATTTGGGCAAGTTTGACAGAAACacatgaataattaaaaaaaataagaccagaAAATATAGCTGTTTTGGTAAGTGTTATTCAGTTACAAGCAACAGAGACTCAATGAAACTAGCTTAAACAGAGagagattattttaaagatattgtcATGGGCTGCAACGTGTCTCCCCCCGCCCCAAATTTATGTGTTGCggttctaacccccagtaccttagaatgtgatcGTACTTAGAGATAGTGTCtctaaagaggtaattaaggtaaaatgaggtcattagggtaggccttaatccaatatgactgatgtccttacaagaagaggaagttTGGACACATACagagggagaagacggccatttACAAGCCAAGAAAGCCTAGAACAGATCTTTACCTCCCGTCCCTCTGGAGGAACCAACcgtgctgacaccttgatctcagacttctcacctctggaactgtgagaaaacacatttctgttgtttaagcaccGCCCTCCCCTGCCAGTCTGTGCTACTGTGTTATGGCAGCTGTAACAAACCAATACAGATTTCTGAGGAACAGTAAGGGGAACAGAGTAGCAAGGACATCTGGAGCTATCCTAGGACAGACTGGAGACCAGGGTGGGAGACTGGAGCTGGCAGGGGGCTCTGGATCCATGATGGCTCGAGAGCTCAGAGCAGCAGTTCGGCATCCTCACTCTGGTCCTCTGCCGTCAGGATGGCCCAGCactttccatgtcttttcattctaTCCCACTGTAAACTACCCAAGTTTTTCCTTACTTTCAGTTCAAATTCCGCAGAATTTGAACAGGTGATCTTTTCTTACCAGCCCTTAGGTACCTGGCTGTGGACTAAGCGTCTTTGCAGTAAGTGCCCTTGTGCATGATGAGGATGAAGGAATATGGCCAGCTAAGCTGCAGGGACTGTTGTGGTGGAGCAGATGCCACATTTGCTGTATCTCAGTACAGTAAGGTGTTTACCTCTTTCAATACATTTTTTCAGACTTTAGAAGTGAACActtttttccatctctgtttACTGACTGCCACAACTGTCTTTTTCAGATTTAGTTGTCTTCATTTGTGACTGCTTGGTGGAGGTGAAAATCTACTACTATTATATTTATGTTATCTCCtccatactttttttctttttttttttttttttgcggtacgcgggcctctcactgttgtggcctctcccgttgcagagcacaggctccagacgcgcaggctcagcggccatggctcacgggcccagccgctccgcggcatgtgggatcttcccggactggggcttgaacctgtgtcccctgcatctgcaggcgggctctcaaccactgcgccaccagggaagccctcctccatacatttttaatggtttttgttttatgcatcctatgttttgtgtgtgtgtggtttatcCGTTCATTCTGGTTATGTGTCCACCACTCACTgtgctttttatcattatatgatgACCCTCTAGGTACTTttcacctgaaattaatattgcAACCTGCAATTTTGTCCTGTTCATTTAATCAGAGAAAAGATTCCTTATTCATATCACAATTGGTATTCCAATTAATTTATTGTATTCACAGGCAATTTTAACTATTTAGTCAACTCACTTAAATATAGCTTTTAAGAGTCAGACCTCAATTTGAGATTTGCCTTCAGGTCATGTTTGGAGTAAAGATCATCTTTTCGCAAAGTTACTAAAGGTCTGAACAGGGCTTTCTGTTGATTTACCAAACGAACAAAATTTGACCAGACACTCCTTTCCCTCTGAGGGTCCTGTGGTTGTCCTAGACCTTTGGACGTTTTTAATATCCCTGGACAAGAGAACTCTTTACATATTaactttacatatttacatacataacTTTACATAACTTTACATATTAACTGGGTCATTCACAcgatcttttttcccttttgcttaaatgttttgtgaaaatatatttttggttcTAATTTAGCTGGAAATAAACTTTATTGTAACTAAGACATGAGCTCCTTACTATTAAAATtggaagtaaaaggaaagaattaaataGCTATCTTGCTTTTCCTGTCCAAACTGTAGTTCAGGGTAACAAAACGGGCTTAGTTGATGAGGGAAGAATTTCAGCTAATAAATTCTTACTGGTTGGAAAGTGATAGAATTTGAAAGCAATACTTACAGCTGTTTATGAGATAATTGATTCAGGGGATGATTATTAGTAGTTGAAAGTTTTAGATGAAACAACTCAGGCTGTTACTATTCGAATGATCTGTTCAATCTTAACATCATGAAAAGTGGAATAAGGCAGACATGAGCCTCCCCATGTGACGTAACGTGAAGGAATATCCAATGAAGTTTTCTTGTCAAAAAAGTGAAACCTGAATCTCTAAAGCTACTTCCACTTATAGCAAATACAAGGGATGAAGGAGTAAGTTAAATGACAAGGCCAAGGAAGTTAACAGTCACATCCAGAATGTGggacattttataaaacaactaACACTGGTTTCTATAACAAGTCAATGGTATGAGGGTACAAAGGGAGGGAAACTCCTCTAGGTGAAAAGAAACATAAGAGTCATAAGTGTGTGTGGCCCCTGTTTGGATCCTGATTTAGCAAATCAACCCTAAGAGACATTTTGATACAAGCAAGGCAATTTGATAATTAACTGGGTCTTAGAAGGAAGTATTGTTAATCTTGATGGGTGTAATAATGATACTGAGTTAAGTAAgaaa
This genomic interval carries:
- the LOC141277732 gene encoding serine protease 48-like; this encodes MAAVNHQVEVKPCSMYAAKKVRKSLQSVCGRPVHSSRIVRGEHWPWQVSLHLGESHVCRGSLIGDRWILTAAHCLHRRWIPFLYTVWLGSTDIGHSNTGVKYHVFRIVIHPKHHGTTADTALLRLFSRVTYSSSILPICLSSVKKQWTIPDSCWVTGWGKAEDE